From Gemmatimonadota bacterium, one genomic window encodes:
- a CDS encoding ABC transporter ATP-binding protein, producing the protein MIRTEHLKKLYATEEVETTALNDVTMAVDQGEFVAVMGPSGCGKSTLLNILGLLDNPSGGEYYFLDQEVSGHSERQRANLRKANIGFVFQSFNLIDELTVYENIELPLIYLGTSKQERKARVDAAMEHMQIPHRRNHFPQQLSGGQQQRVAVARAVIGNPKLILADEPTGNLDSANGAEVMELLNGLNEAGTTIIMVTHDQTLADHAHRIIRLFDGRIVQEAAA; encoded by the coding sequence ATGATCAGGACCGAGCATCTCAAGAAACTCTACGCCACCGAAGAGGTGGAGACGACGGCGCTGAACGACGTGACCATGGCCGTGGACCAGGGCGAGTTCGTGGCGGTCATGGGACCGTCGGGCTGCGGAAAGTCCACTCTGCTCAACATCCTCGGACTCCTCGACAACCCCTCGGGCGGGGAGTACTATTTCCTGGACCAGGAAGTATCCGGCCACTCCGAGCGGCAGCGGGCCAACCTGCGCAAGGCCAACATCGGCTTCGTCTTCCAGAGCTTCAACCTGATCGACGAACTCACGGTCTACGAGAACATCGAGCTGCCGCTGATCTACCTGGGCACGTCCAAACAGGAGCGCAAGGCACGGGTGGACGCGGCCATGGAGCACATGCAGATCCCCCACCGGCGGAACCACTTCCCGCAGCAGCTTTCGGGCGGCCAGCAGCAGCGCGTGGCCGTGGCGCGGGCGGTCATCGGCAATCCCAAGCTGATCCTGGCCGACGAGCCGACGGGTAACCTGGACTCGGCCAACGGCGCCGAGGTGATGGAACTGCTGAATGGGCTCAACGAGGCGGGAACGACTATTATCATGGTGACCCACGACCAGACGCTGGCCGATCACGCCCACCGGATCATCCGTCTCTTCGACGGGCGCATCGTGCAGGAAGCCGCGGCGTAG
- a CDS encoding peptide ABC transporter substrate-binding protein translates to MSFDGTVLTTSLINVQLLTDSLIRSVLCMGMPSNIRTWGIRGILAPAVVLTGSAVLLYYALLGSAVADPSGQDGPAQVNSVGVTLPPDAAPPEHQHLRTFELNNRFMDRAVSSYQKVFGFAITNEPLTRVDRDFNLLPAAATHWEVTEDGFTWIFHLQQDLIFGDGRPVTAYDYESSFHRWADPKTGFDFEWYYRPIKNWGEVVAGRMPLDSLGVEALDEHTIAFTTTQPTPYAPELLNYSWVTPTHLFEKYGPAWSTRAETHMGSGPFRLKEWTINDRIVLEPSPTYRGPNKPFLERITAQLFNAAAQPPYLAAYEAGEVDYIVLGNQAEINRVRSNSALEDHLNTYVDFQTYYLLMDTYNPPFNDRRVRRAFSHAVDQASLMSSALRDIALPAVAMSPPGFPAANSEALAAIQAYDPEMARNLLAQAGYPDGEGFPAVNIWLRGETIVNSTAAEAVQAMLRQNLNIEVGVRNVERKVFTETMNAKELTLAIIPYRYDYVDASNLLTLWLSNGRHPWYNERFEDLVLRANVLVGDPDRRNALYQEAEEILVQDVGGVFLWHTLINEMWRPYVRGAALETNKWGYRAWRGNQMLNLMPTLYISEDVLDATPNEEPAGFWDWLTTR, encoded by the coding sequence TTGAGCTTTGACGGGACCGTGCTCACGACTTCACTCATCAACGTGCAGTTGCTCACGGATTCACTCATCAGATCGGTCCTTTGCATGGGCATGCCATCAAACATAAGAACATGGGGTATTCGGGGTATCCTCGCCCCGGCGGTGGTATTGACAGGCTCGGCGGTTCTCCTGTATTACGCGCTGTTGGGATCCGCCGTAGCCGACCCATCCGGCCAGGATGGACCGGCTCAGGTCAATTCCGTGGGCGTCACGCTTCCCCCGGACGCCGCGCCGCCTGAGCATCAGCACCTGCGCACCTTCGAATTGAACAACCGGTTCATGGACCGGGCCGTTTCCTCTTACCAGAAGGTCTTCGGTTTCGCCATTACGAACGAGCCGCTGACCCGAGTCGACCGGGACTTCAACCTGCTCCCCGCCGCGGCGACCCACTGGGAAGTGACCGAAGACGGCTTCACTTGGATTTTCCATCTTCAGCAGGACCTGATTTTCGGCGACGGGCGGCCCGTGACGGCCTACGACTACGAGTCTTCGTTCCATCGTTGGGCCGATCCGAAGACCGGCTTCGATTTCGAATGGTACTACCGTCCCATCAAAAACTGGGGAGAAGTCGTGGCCGGCCGCATGCCGCTGGACTCGCTGGGCGTCGAAGCGCTGGACGAGCACACCATCGCCTTCACCACAACCCAGCCGACGCCCTACGCGCCGGAGCTTTTGAATTACAGCTGGGTGACCCCCACCCACCTGTTCGAGAAATACGGCCCGGCCTGGTCGACCCGGGCCGAGACCCACATGGGCAGCGGTCCCTTCCGGCTCAAGGAATGGACGATCAACGACCGCATCGTCCTCGAGCCGAGTCCCACGTACCGGGGTCCCAACAAGCCCTTCCTGGAACGCATCACGGCGCAACTCTTCAACGCCGCCGCCCAACCGCCCTACCTCGCAGCCTATGAAGCCGGCGAAGTCGACTACATCGTGCTGGGCAACCAGGCCGAAATCAACCGCGTCAGATCCAATTCCGCGTTGGAGGATCACCTGAACACCTACGTGGATTTCCAGACCTATTATCTACTGATGGATACGTACAACCCACCCTTCAACGACCGGCGGGTGCGCCGGGCATTCAGCCACGCCGTCGACCAGGCTTCGCTCATGAGTTCGGCCCTGCGGGACATCGCGTTGCCGGCCGTCGCCATGTCGCCGCCGGGGTTTCCCGCGGCCAACTCCGAAGCGTTGGCCGCCATCCAGGCCTACGATCCGGAAATGGCGCGTAACCTCCTGGCGCAGGCGGGTTATCCCGATGGCGAGGGATTCCCGGCCGTGAACATATGGCTGCGGGGAGAAACCATCGTGAACAGCACGGCCGCCGAGGCGGTCCAGGCCATGCTGAGGCAGAATCTGAATATCGAGGTCGGGGTGCGGAACGTGGAAAGGAAGGTGTTTACGGAAACGATGAACGCCAAGGAACTCACCCTGGCGATTATCCCTTACCGCTATGACTACGTCGATGCCAGCAACCTGCTCACGCTGTGGCTGTCTAACGGCAGACATCCCTGGTACAACGAGCGGTTCGAAGATCTGGTGCTTCGGGCGAATGTGCTGGTGGGAGATCCGGACCGGCGCAACGCGTTATACCAGGAAGCGGAGGAAATCCTGGTCCAAGACGTGGGCGGCGTGTTCCTCTGGCACACCCTGATCAATGAAATGTGGCGACCCTACGTGCGCGGCGCGGCGCTGGAGACCAACAAGTGGGGGTACAGGGCGTGGCGGGGCAACCAGATGCTGAACCTGATGCCGACCCTGTATATTTCGGAAGACGTCCTGGATGCGACCCCGAATGAGGAACCCGCCGGCTTCTGGGACTGGCTGACCACCCGGTAG
- a CDS encoding peptide ABC transporter substrate-binding protein: MTLPPDAAPPSRQILRTFELNNRYMDRATSSYQKSFGFALTNEPLSRVDRDFNLVPAAATHWEVTEDGRTWVFHLRKDMVFGDGKPVTAYDYADTFRRWADPDIGFDFEWYYRPIKNWGAVVARKMPLDSLGVEALGPHTIAFTTTRPAPFAPHLLNYSWVTPTHQFEKYGAAWSTKPETHIGYGPYRLKEWTINDRIVLEPNPLYPGPSTPYLERIIARLYNAAAQPPFLASYEAGEVDYVLLNNPAEINRARSDPVLQSHLNTYTNFTTYYLFMDTRVPPFNDLRVRQAISHAIDQPAIMKSALKDIAVPAVSMMPAGFPAARPDSLAHIQRYDPERARMLLAEAGYPDGRGFPEMAMWLRGEAYLRKVAAEAIQAMLKQTLNIEVEVLNVERKVYTEALNAKEIPFSMLAYGWDYLDPSNLLNLWLSRGRHPWRNDRFEELVEQANHLVGDPGRRAQLYHDAEEILVRDVGGVFLWHDLVNEMWRPYVRGEALEPNESGYRAWRGNQMLNLMTTIYITEEVSRETTTRRPAGR; this comes from the coding sequence GTGACGCTCCCTCCGGACGCCGCGCCGCCCTCCCGGCAGATCCTGCGCACCTTTGAGTTGAACAACCGGTACATGGACCGGGCCACGTCTTCCTACCAGAAGTCCTTCGGGTTCGCCCTGACGAACGAGCCTCTCAGCCGGGTCGACCGCGATTTCAACCTGGTGCCCGCCGCCGCCACCCACTGGGAGGTGACCGAGGACGGCCGCACCTGGGTTTTCCACCTCAGGAAGGACATGGTGTTCGGTGACGGCAAGCCCGTAACCGCCTACGACTACGCGGACACATTCCGGCGATGGGCGGACCCGGACATCGGTTTCGATTTCGAATGGTACTACCGGCCCATCAAGAACTGGGGCGCGGTCGTCGCGCGGAAGATGCCGCTGGACTCGCTGGGCGTCGAGGCGCTGGGCCCGCACACCATCGCCTTCACGACCACCCGGCCCGCGCCTTTCGCGCCTCATTTGCTCAACTACAGCTGGGTGACACCCACCCACCAGTTCGAGAAATACGGGGCCGCGTGGTCCACAAAACCGGAAACCCACATCGGGTACGGACCCTACCGGCTCAAGGAGTGGACGATCAATGACCGCATCGTCCTCGAACCGAATCCCCTCTACCCGGGACCCAGCACGCCCTACCTGGAGCGGATCATCGCCCGGTTGTACAACGCAGCGGCACAGCCGCCCTTTCTCGCCTCCTACGAGGCAGGCGAGGTCGACTACGTCCTGCTGAACAATCCGGCCGAAATCAACCGGGCCCGGTCCGATCCGGTGCTGCAAAGCCACCTTAACACCTATACCAATTTCACCACGTACTATCTCTTCATGGATACCCGCGTTCCCCCCTTCAACGATCTGCGCGTCCGCCAGGCGATAAGCCACGCCATCGACCAGCCGGCCATCATGAAATCCGCCCTGAAGGACATCGCGGTGCCTGCCGTATCCATGATGCCGGCCGGATTCCCCGCCGCCCGTCCCGATTCGCTGGCACACATTCAACGGTACGATCCCGAAAGGGCCCGAATGTTACTCGCGGAAGCGGGTTATCCCGACGGCAGGGGATTTCCGGAGATGGCCATGTGGCTGCGCGGCGAAGCCTATCTCAGAAAAGTGGCCGCCGAGGCCATCCAGGCCATGCTGAAGCAGACCCTGAATATTGAGGTCGAGGTGCTGAACGTGGAACGGAAGGTCTACACGGAAGCGCTGAACGCCAAGGAGATCCCCTTTTCCATGCTCGCCTACGGATGGGACTACCTGGACCCCAGCAACCTGCTCAACCTGTGGCTGTCCCGGGGCCGCCATCCGTGGCGTAACGACCGGTTCGAGGAACTCGTGGAGCAGGCGAACCACCTGGTGGGCGATCCCGGCCGCCGGGCGCAACTCTACCATGACGCGGAAGAGATCCTGGTCCGCGACGTGGGCGGCGTGTTCCTCTGGCACGACCTGGTCAACGAGATGTGGCGGCCCTATGTCCGCGGCGAAGCCCTGGAACCGAACGAATCGGGCTACAGGGCCTGGCGTGGAAACCAGATGCTGAACCTGATGACAACGATATATATTACCGAGGAAGTTTCCCGGGAAACGACGACACGCAGGCCAGCCGGACGCTGA
- a CDS encoding M23 family metallopeptidase, whose translation MNIVLTLALTAVCLGGETFFHAPRAYLGERAFSLRLSDERVANGHTLLLECVPEGPGEEAGHAIDLTVSTGARIHRLYPHPTAHDDGLFALIGIPYRAAPGPDTVHVEWTESDRIFGRELPFAIVAGPYRSEQIRGVPQSRVTPSVTDFRRIAREQKIIAAAYEAVRDTVMMEDTFRYPVEKKTITSPYGTRRVFNGQLRSYHGGLDLRAYEGTPLYAAQSGVVKLAQNLFYSGNHVLIEHGMGIHTGYSHMSRLDVKEGDEVSRGQLLGLSGATGRVTAAHLHWTVSVDGVGVSPLQFTEILAMLYQKPVEVRKPNDG comes from the coding sequence ATGAACATTGTACTTACCCTGGCCCTTACCGCAGTCTGCCTCGGCGGCGAGACCTTCTTCCACGCACCACGGGCCTATCTGGGAGAGCGGGCTTTCTCGCTGCGCCTCTCCGATGAGCGGGTGGCGAACGGTCATACCCTTCTGCTGGAGTGCGTCCCTGAAGGTCCCGGCGAGGAAGCCGGTCACGCGATCGACCTGACCGTTTCGACGGGTGCCCGGATCCATCGCCTGTACCCTCATCCGACCGCGCACGACGATGGTTTGTTCGCCCTGATCGGCATTCCCTATCGTGCGGCGCCGGGACCGGATACCGTGCACGTGGAGTGGACCGAGAGCGACCGGATCTTCGGCCGGGAACTACCGTTCGCCATCGTCGCCGGTCCGTACCGTTCGGAACAGATCCGCGGCGTGCCGCAAAGCCGGGTTACGCCCTCGGTCACGGACTTCCGGCGCATCGCGCGGGAACAGAAGATCATCGCCGCGGCGTACGAGGCGGTACGGGATACGGTGATGATGGAAGACACGTTCCGTTATCCCGTGGAGAAGAAGACTATCACCAGTCCGTACGGAACACGACGGGTGTTCAACGGACAGCTTCGCAGCTACCACGGCGGCCTCGACCTGCGGGCCTACGAGGGAACGCCCCTATACGCCGCCCAGTCCGGCGTGGTCAAGCTAGCCCAGAACCTGTTCTATTCGGGCAACCACGTCCTCATCGAACACGGCATGGGCATCCACACCGGGTATTCACACATGAGCCGGCTTGATGTGAAAGAAGGGGACGAGGTGTCCCGCGGACAGTTGCTGGGTCTGTCGGGGGCCACGGGCCGGGTGACCGCCGCACACCTGCATTGGACGGTGAGCGTGGACGGCGTGGGCGTCAGTCCGCTCCAGTTCACCGAGATCCTGGCCATGCTGTACCAGAAACCCGTCGAGGTGCGAAAACCGAATGACGGTTGA
- a CDS encoding Rieske (2Fe-2S) protein: MALGTGFVASGLSACATAANFRTRLTENRVVLPRAELDEKLRADDVVLVTAEGLPESIILIRVDGDAYRALGSRCTHLGCEVRPGKHALSCPCHGSVFDLEGKAIRGPAQSPLSRYAVDEEGTDLVILLNGKE; encoded by the coding sequence ATGGCTTTGGGAACCGGTTTCGTGGCTTCCGGTCTTTCTGCCTGTGCCACGGCCGCCAACTTCCGGACCAGGCTCACGGAAAACCGCGTCGTGCTGCCCCGCGCGGAGTTGGATGAGAAGCTACGGGCCGATGATGTCGTCCTGGTGACGGCGGAGGGACTGCCCGAGTCGATCATCCTCATTCGCGTGGATGGAGATGCCTACCGTGCGCTGGGTTCGCGCTGCACGCACCTGGGCTGCGAGGTCCGACCCGGAAAGCACGCGCTGAGCTGTCCCTGCCACGGATCGGTGTTTGACCTGGAGGGAAAGGCAATTCGGGGGCCGGCGCAAAGTCCGTTGTCCAGATACGCGGTGGATGAAGAGGGGACCGACCTTGTGATCCTGTTGAACGGAAAGGAGTAA